The genomic segment ttattgaattatattgaaaaaataataaaaataacttatattaccTATCATTTTTGTACTGAacactaatatgtaatattctGATTGcaggttaaatttaaattgtttgataccAAACTTTTCTTAAATAAGACCGTAAATATTATACCACTTCATAAACTgttcaaattataaactaatcgcatgtataattaataaatcaataaataattaattaatattttggaggaaaaaataaacagttttttacAATTAGTTATATAGCCAGATCgttagatttaaattatattattaaaatatatgtatattttttttttaggttatgATTGTCCAGTTGTAAAAGATATATGgcaatttattacatatatctcAGGTGCTTCGTTAACTGCTGCAAAAGCATTAACAACTATGCAATACAGATATTCCATCAACTGGTGTGGGGGTTGGCATCATGCACTAAGGTTTAGATGTAtactattaatcattattaaaaatgtacctacttataacactttttttaatgcaatttaatttatgtttttctattttGAATAGAGATTCTGCTCAAGGTTTTTGTTATGTAAATGATATAGTCCTTGCCAttgaaatgttaagaaaaacaTTTGGAAAGgtgttatatattgatattgatgTTCATCAtggtaataatttttgtattctaatttattttcatgaatATTTCTTCTTTGTTTGTCAATTAAtttccatataaataaatattttgtatttaggcAATGGTGTTGAGTATGCATATATGGCTACAGACAAAGTTCTTACGCTTTCATTTCATCAATATGAACCAGGTTTTTATCCTACAAGTGGATCATTGGATGATATCGGAATAGATaaaggaaaatattatactgtaaatgTTCCATTTAAAGAAGGGATAAATGATGATAAATACATAACAATGTTTCAAAAGTAATATGAACAACttttcaattcataataatatgttcagactaaaaaaaaatcatatttgttttatttagaattaGTAATATGGTGAATAGTTCCTATAATCCAAAATGTATTGTTGTCCAATGTGGAGCGGATAGTTTAGTTGGAGACCCAATTGGTGGATTTAACTTGACACCAAAAGCATTAGCAGAATGTGTGAAAAACGTAATGAAATGGGAAAAACCTACATTATTTCTTGGCGGaggtaataaatgttttaaaaatttatcaagTTAACTTTGTACTTAACATaagtatctaaaatataaattagttattccATTATTTTGGTTACATTTAAACTATCTTTCAATGTACTCATGTTGCAATGAACCTCTGAATATTAAGTGAGGTGTTAGGTAAggttactatttaatatttgactttaaatttaaagaaataattgtcatttggggaataatatttcagaaatgctgattattaccatttaaagtatttataatataggtattatgtttgtttaaggaatattatttgtttttatattaaaatgtaaaactttgTATTAGGCGGATATAATGAAGCAAATGTTGCACGTTGTTGGACATATTTAACTGCAATTATTACTGGACAAGATGATTTATTGTCGAGTGATATACCAGATAATgaggtaaatgtaaaataatatattaacataaaaggtattaagttaattgaaaaatcataattaaaatatgtttaataagtttttaccaatttttactAATgccataatatgatttattttaaataggacAGAGGACTTGTAGCTCTAAAAAAGTACTAAATAAGCAAGCacttatgcacttaaaaatcctataatatgcacttaaaaatgttttccaatatttttttaaaaaatcataattgaaTAAAAGTCATGGTGCGCACACAGTGGCATGGTGGTGATGTCATATGGTGTACAACGTTAGATTGTAAACAATTTTccatctattaaaaaattaattatagcaAATTATATTACTGGCTTATCGGTGATCCTCAAGCGCTTTCAAACGTGTACCAGCGTGTGCTCAAACATGTGgacagacaataatattattcgacaaacatttataaaatttttatccaaaaattttgactgtattatttgaaatgaaaatttCGGTGtggaaaagttaaaataatttaaatatgtctcaaaaagtataaaattacatataaaagtataaaatatgccaAAAAAgaactcaaaatatgcatttatatgcaaaataaaatttcaaaactagctttgtgaaagcatgaaatatatttgtattcgtATTCTGCTATTTTTGTGACTGTAAAAactaatatgcaaatgctacaagtcCTTTGCCCTAATTATAAATAGTGTcttgttttaaaaactaaatatatttaagaattttattttatttaaaaacattaattctgTTTCAGTATTTTTCTGCTTATGGTCCAGACTTTACTTTTGATATCAATCCAGGAAATCGAAaagattttaattcatttaataatttgaatcacATTTTCAGTGTTATtgcaagtaataatattttttgtaccaattttgatttgatattaattatatttaaaaatcattaattttctttatttttaagataacaTGAAAATAGTAAAAGAATTAGTACGCAAGcaggaaaaataattcaagattaaaactgtatttcttaaaaaaaaaaaatattttaaaataaagttgtgATATATATGAACATTACTgacacatacaattttttaatatctgatttgattttaaattttgggtTCAAacccaataaaatattactacccatattatacactatttttttaaaatattNNNNNNNNNNNNNNNNNNNNNNNNNNNNNNNNNNNNNNNNNNNNNNNNNNatagaaacgaataaaaaattataatattttaatattaattcaacttacatgataaaataaattttaacaaaatataaaatatctagactgtcaaaccgtctctgctcagaatcgtttttcttatacaatgatattatatcattggattcaagtctaatacaaccaatatacaattacccacttgtaatctactgtaccgcaaagcgacatccacttacctgcttttttttaaaatatttcttattctatagaaatataaatattttatattagtgacTTGGTGCATTATAAATCTATCTTagttacaaataatacatttaaatgatgtacctatttatacatattacattataatacaattttagatcTATAGAACACATCATGTAACAGAATGatgaattcattttataatttcaaaatgttaactacctatataaatattataaactttaaaaaatatattttagcatcAAATAGTtcttacaaaaatacataattggattaataatgattatttaaatatattttataatcatctaTTATAgttctgttataaaatattattttattaaatattgacaccgccagaaatgtaattaatttattcaccaagcaaatgttataaatttaaattatattatttttttaatggtttggTGATATAATAATCGACTTAATGaatgacttaaatatttaacaattgtttttgaaatatttgatacCACAAAGATAATAGGaacatgaataatttttaagtataccaatattaatatactaataatatacatatttctattaaaaatggGACAGTAGTTAAGTACTCTGATAAGTGGTTATCCTCTGTAATATGTTGCTTCACATCAGATTATCATCttgctaaaattgaaaataaaataataatgtattgccATTGCCAAGTTTCAGCTCTATAGACAGTATCTGTCACTAGTAAAAGGACAGAAAGTGTATGGATGGCAGGACCCTGAGgctaaaagttgtaaaaaaaagtatggtACAACTCTTGATATgcttcaatatataatataattttatatattataatattttatagatataataaacagtTATTACAGATAtcttattgaaatttgaaacatagtggaaagaaattaataaaagggTCACATTTAACACCTTTATGAGGGTTAAggattttttcttattattattaattatatgatagtattatatttagtaataaattactagACGACTACGACAGtgccattaataaaataataatttttaataatatacctattctgTATTTgtgtaacttttaataatacatcaaaTACATTAAGttctaagtattatttaatttttcattaaaatcactTTTCGACTTAATTtactttgaatataatattatttaaaatatattgatgtagAGTGGCAAAAATGGCAGAGTTGCATACTGCAGTAGCAATTTTGCCGCTAGAGCGCATAAGACAAGATAACCAAAGGACACTGACTATCaggcaaataatataattttatatatcaaCCAAGTTTAACTTAAACactaagtacaaaaataaatattagggaaactatataaaaaaacgaaaatatggTGGTAACTAGacaatttcttaaaaatgtgaatagtattaaaatgtatgagtaTGCAGATAATTATTAGAGaatgcatacaatttaaatagtataggtataatataaaataatgaacaaagaAATGAGATATAccttgattaaatattaaattatattttaatcaatgggCATACTACACAGAATGTGCAAATAAAATCAAGAAATAGCTAGAACTTAAACAATGCaatggaatttaaatttttcaaatatgtgaaattatattatacaattatataatattattttatagatcactattaaatttataataaagtatacacTATTAAGAGAATCTATCTATGAATgccaatttttaacattttattcaattctataaaatttgagaattgtattttgtattttagttgCCACTTGTCAGTAATAATACTTTTCAATTCATTTTCAGTCAGATTCAGATACCTATTTAGGAGTCAGTACCGTGtactatattaacaaaaatgacCACAGAAAAAACTCTCGGGCCTCGTAGAATTGTCGGATATtgataactgttttttttttatctgaaagaagaaaacTTTCTACAAACTGTATTGAActccaatattttattgtatttcaaatggtataaaatctttataaataaaatactagttgtttttttttaaaaacattataatgtttgtgattaaaatattgaaaaacacaGTTCAATGCGGTTTATATTCTGTAGAACTTCCGTAGAAgttcgttaaaacgaaaaaagacctGTTTCTTTACTTTTAactgtaaattttttataacaatttcaaaatgtttaaacatgtataggtgtaccaatagcaaaatcaactttattttttcaaatggtaactactacatttgaaaatgttgatagtcaaatcatcaattttggctcTCTGTCTTATTAATTATGGtactctaaagtttagtaaaatatgcattaatacttttaattgaaataattagtataggtTTAACTTACGAGCTAAATAATTTGTtcttaatattatctttttatataggtactttttttttcaaaggacCCAAAGGTATAAATACGAGTATGtttgacaattatacatattttacatactagaaTGTAGTCTTATGAAGTGCCTCCTGCCttaatctaaaatcttaaactaatgCGTATGGTTTCCGACACTTAAGACGTCTGATATCCTtggagttatctaatagttgGATGGCCAATGGATTGACATGGTCTAGCCTCGTCTCGTGTTTGCGATCAAACCTTTGGATTTTGTCTGCTATTGTAGGCAGCATCATATCACGGTGAATTGCGTTGTTTCTTTCGAACCAATAGGCTACAGTGATGATCCGAAGGGCAATGTTTTGACAGCGTTGCATTACATCGATGTTGGACTTACTGGCACAACCCCACAATTGAATGCCATATATTATCTAgattggttttataattgcAACATGCAGTAGACGTTTGTTTTCGATGTTAACTCGGAGTTCTGACTAAccaataaagtaataactaatatttatgcACTTTAATGCACATTTATGCACTTTAATACACTTTAATCGGTAATCTAAtgaccataggcgtgcgcacggggcgAGCCGGTCGTGCCGGGGCTCGACTAGAATCTTTTTTGGGGCATAGTTGATCATCGGGTTGGTAAAAACGCTAAACCAGACGaactaaatctaaaattaaggtGTCGGAGTACCAGGGACTCATGGTCTAATCGTTACTTTTCTTCAGTTtcggcagcggcggcggtggcggctcGGCAGTTATTGCGATGACGCGGTACTCGCTCTTACATTCTGtgacataataacattatagtttGTCTAACTActgttatatacatttatacataatattatttctctatTCATATTAATCGATCGATCGTTGGTACTAATCTTAATAATTGGGTCTCCtctgtttgaaattaaaaatacggaTACGTAAAAGGTATATTAGAAACGCCACATCGACGCGGCGGCAGTAGTCTCATAATATCAaactgaacaataataataataataataataatactaataatattgttggtctGTGAGGTTGGATCGAGGTTGGATCGTTGGTTGGATCGAGGATAATCTGATAGTAAAAACGCTACTAAAACAGACGAACTAAATCCAAAAATGTGTGGTCGGAGTACCAGGAACTCATGGTCTAATCCGTTACTTTTCTTCATTTTCGGCGGCGACGCGCGGCAGCAGTAGTTATACTCGCTCGACGGCAATCACGATCATAGCTTACGTTTCTGTTACATACTGTTACATTATAGAAAATATCATCGCCTGCCACAAAGTTTCTGCAATTCTTAAAACTACGAGTGCCAACTGATAtgagtacaaaatacaaatactcgCTTGTAGTTCTTAGCAaatttatcatacaaataaCTCTCATTAGATCACCTTATAGGtgcgattaaaaattaataatttaatttttatgccaatattaaaaaaaaggtgggcaagtgggtgtcgctctgctgtgcagtaggttacaagtgggtcactgtaatggatggtgttaaatttaaattcaatgatatcatatcatcgtatacgaaaaacgattctgagcggagacggtttgtcagcgtatgatattactataagtatatttgatgatattattgtgaaaaaagtaatttatatataacctatttacgtggaaccttgttttaaattttcaatccttagctataaaaattgaacattttataataataaatattattcaaaccccccccaggaccaaaaaaaaaaatttgtgatattattgatgaatttcttattattaatcatccatgtataatttatagaaattttttttagaagttaTACAAGAATTTGTGTGGGGGGCTATAGAAACGTTTTTCCACCTCTCCCCcttatttccaaaactacttatttatatgaaacttcaatgcagatatttagttcggaatttgtacgaccttacgcgaaacttttcaaaaatcccttgcaaccgaaaaaagcattttcctcatatgccgtttccccagccccacaccaaactaaaattacgttttcgcatgaaacattttatttataggttgaataagtatctaatgcgagcgaagtgaccaaattttttttcagtttgggtgcctttcaaatatttccctgtaacataaatactacctatacacCTCTGATTCTGCCGttggaaaatgaattaatgttgtaattaattttaatagggaaGACTATTAGGTCTAGCTACGCTCTCGATCAACAAAAATGAATCAATTACTCCTAATGAAGTGCTGGTTGaactatccaataaaaaaaggatactagaatttttattataagcaattaataatataatatatttaatattctgtacatactatgtgcatattaaataggtagtatttaaCTGCCATAAGTTatgtaaatctttgtatttgtttttttgcctattaatatttacacgtgtaatgtgtttgattattaggaaaatgggtagttttaaagagaaggttttagtgttggttatttttttatatccataAAAATTAGTTGTATACTTACAACCTAGTATTAGATCTTGTATTAATTAGATGCGTTGTTATTCAAACACATTTTAAGATAGGCGAAAGCATGGTCTATCATATACTACCAAattgattgatattattttacttcataggtacctataattattgaaatttattatgatatataagcTATAGCTTTTTTGAAATAGTttcatagttataaattaattttgagatggctttaataactttttttcattatttctatacatataatatgaaaagtatgttttatttataaataaataagtaacttaacatTTGAACCTAATATGCAAACATAGTGTTTTAAATGCAAACGCTtctatatactaaaatttaatttaattaaaaaaaaaaacattttttttaaaatgcaacacaattatatttttttttcttgcagTCATAAAATTTACCTCAACGCCTCAAccaaatattcacatttttacattagaaaagtaaaacaatataaatttataacgaaGGTCGACTGtgtaatacaataggtacatttatatgactattatttttacaaactcGATTAgataattggttttatttataacaaaaacgttatatttgatgtttttattcttattttttttgtttgttaaaaagattaaaatgataataaaaacaaatttaagtgCATGcgattatttagaaataataacaagtggtattttaaaaatttttttccaaacattttttactgttaaaacaaataaaataatttacataatattaaaatgtttattataaaatatctatcttCTTTAAGTGCAATATTTGTATTGCTGGAAGatagttatataacataaagataaaattacatactaataaatactacaacttaatttaaatataatatcatgaaacataagccaaattaaatacaagaaaaTCAATAATGTTACAATTTAAATCTCTATTCACACTATTGTTAGTttcattctttatttttatatattatttcctttttaaattattaatgaaaaaacctcaaactattattatataatattataaattaataggtatgaaTAGGTAAGTTAAAACAAAGCACACTACTTATAGTACACGTATCTACCTCACTGTTGGTATACCTACAaagtaatgaatatttatatacacaaaacCCACattattgtgaattgtgattgtaaaacaaatttaaatttaataaacttgatTAAACGCATAATAATAGACGTCAAGTAAATGGAAAAGTTTAATTGAGTTAGTTAACTGTTTAATTTATACgatattaatagttattctaAATCaaatcttaaaagttaaaagttaatttagataattgtatctagtatctactgTTGTGCCTATCCACTGATAAGCTCTGTtactaaagttattatttttttaattaccgcACCCGAGTCACATAGTATAGTAATTGcacaacttttatttattttaaagattaactaaccatttttttttttttaaattctttttaccTACTTAATTCAAATTGCAGTGATAATAAGCAGTAACATGTTTATGTAtacttactaaattatattaaatccagAAATATGTATACTGAtttcattttatcaaaaaccatAATGTACAGAGTAGTGTATACTCATGTATACAGCGTGATtgaacataataacatattgaaaCCGATTGATATAAGTGTTACacaatatatagaatatagatttaaaacaaaattgtatgtgCTATAGACAAACAAtttgtttagtaataattaatttcgttGTCAAGTTCAAGTGTAGGTATTTACATAGTATTTTTTTCaggaatttttttacttttaagggcatttaaatccgagccctacttAAAAGTCACAACTATTCTCCAGCCCACAGGgatagattataaatgtataagtaagaattgattaatatataatatacgatgcaAAAACATAATCaggaagtatatatatatatattccatgAGGTTGACCTAaggtattaaatttccaaaatattttatttctattttttctaGTAGCCAATACGATGAAccgaaaaaatatgaatattgtataccaACTACCAAGTATTTCgacttgaatattattttcctttccTTTGACTTTTACCGAGGTATATGAATTGAaactgtgtacataatattatatatttatactatttaggtacctattaaagattattgtaaaataattagtttttaacattttgcaaatttaatagataaattGATTCAAATATCTTTTGGTAAATCGTAAATATGCTTATAGTTAAATcacgtttttcatttttttctttaaaagaaAAAGCAATAAAGGtttcaataaattacctacaattattttgaatacaaatattctTTGATCTATAgattgtaatcataataatattattcacaattcgatagtctattaaaattaatgcacATCGCCATATTTTACTGTGTTTTATTGTCCGTCTTATATCACTTGTCgttcggttaggttaggttaggttaatgcGATTAATTAAAAACCTAAGTAAAACTTTGTACTTCCAGTCGCATACtatttactaggtacctatagacttttcgtgtaaaaaaataattaaatatgtcgtttataaacattcaataacgcgtagaattaaaaaataaatagtaaaatgttgtactaactgatatttaaaaataaattaaacaggtATTTAGATACACACTTTGATGTAAGTACAATCGCACTTTGACGGTAAAATCGTTTGCcgaaatgtaaattaaaacttttaaaagtatttttatttaattacctacttcaTTCCTATTTCAAAATACACTacagattaaaatatgtaataggtagCTGTTGTTGGTCGATATGAATGTACCTTCATGAAActcaacaaattatatatttgtgcgatgtttacttttagattctgagtggaacgatgaatgtacctattgattttacaatgatgtgtgtttttttttaatttttttaattttttttttatttttgtgtctgtcatcaccttttaggacagtaaaagtgcttggattttcttcaacagtaccttttatgataggaaagtgaatctagttggtactttggggggtcaaaaggaaaaacgggaatttttacgcaaaatctgttttcgagaaaatcgattttggttttgggTAACTTCAAACAAATGACCGNNNNNNNNNNNNNNNNNNNNNNNNNNNNNNNNNNNNNNNNNNNNNNNNNNNNNNNNNNNNNNNNNNNNNNNNNNNNNNNNNNNNNNNNNNNNNNNNNNNNGTAGTAagcagtattaatattatttatataaattatttatattaacagaATATTAATCGACATCTCttcttttttatgaaataaatcacATTCGTAATAattcgtattaatataatttcataataatttattgacactATAGCCCCTGATCACAGCCACCGCAGAAAACGAAATTGATTTGGCAGGGACCTGTAAAAacggaatatttttataatataatcattactaataaaaaatgttagatTTACATAGATTACTTCTCGTAGTATTAAGACGAGA from the Acyrthosiphon pisum isolate AL4f chromosome X, pea_aphid_22Mar2018_4r6ur, whole genome shotgun sequence genome contains:
- the LOC100162657 gene encoding histone deacetylase 8 isoform X2, whose amino-acid sequence is MLQNSKYSKKGYDCPVVKDIWQFITYISGASLTAAKALTTMQYRYSINWCGGWHHALRDSAQGFCYVNDIVLAIEMLRKTFGKVLYIDIDVHHGNGVEYAYMATDKVLTLSFHQYEPGFYPTSGSLDDIGIDKGKYYTVNVPFKEGINDDKYITMFQKISNMVNSSYNPKCIVVQCGADSLVGDPIGGFNLTPKALAECVKNVMKWEKPTLFLGGGGYNEANVARCWTYLTAIITGQDDLLSSDIPDNEYFSAYGPDFTFDINPGNRKDFNSFNNLNHIFSVIANNMKIVKELVRKQEK
- the LOC100162657 gene encoding histone deacetylase 8 isoform X1, whose protein sequence is MDHSVCYISDNQLIKECCKIPNIPKRAYLVDSLIKAYHLSDHMDVFKVNPSSYEDLIGFHSSAYVDFLKKLNDNNSSLSDIEDEYGIGYDCPVVKDIWQFITYISGASLTAAKALTTMQYRYSINWCGGWHHALRDSAQGFCYVNDIVLAIEMLRKTFGKVLYIDIDVHHGNGVEYAYMATDKVLTLSFHQYEPGFYPTSGSLDDIGIDKGKYYTVNVPFKEGINDDKYITMFQKISNMVNSSYNPKCIVVQCGADSLVGDPIGGFNLTPKALAECVKNVMKWEKPTLFLGGGGYNEANVARCWTYLTAIITGQDDLLSSDIPDNEYFSAYGPDFTFDINPGNRKDFNSFNNLNHIFSVIANNMKIVKELVRKQEK